From Mycobacteriales bacterium, the proteins below share one genomic window:
- a CDS encoding DUF2278 family protein: MPIASYGVLSARAVERRTEQADLDSPHYQIHLVDDAGVHYRAAVNVKSAQQPPDLLYLAEDDFRHPVTAILAGLPSGWTPLPSAPGAGALDFIRANLLDPAAMRGVPAGAPGADNDLADLLDHHVLRAIADPAAVLYLYGQRWGPETVADKVFGFSPGNGVHDVHMNQGNGGGFARDNGVWQDGALLLHCPAEERWVGIFLAFQSQAWHTDDRTGNPLPTGRTGPSGPADPERVRIVAALVNPVGPAPERETVTLINASPQPVDLTGWALADQLKHTCPAGDGPLPPGGAAVVTVTNGVQLGNRGGLITLLDPDGTKADGVSYTGDQAHREGWTLVF; encoded by the coding sequence ATGCCGATCGCGTCGTACGGGGTGCTGTCCGCTCGGGCCGTCGAGCGCCGGACCGAGCAGGCCGATCTCGACTCACCGCATTATCAGATCCATCTCGTCGACGACGCCGGAGTGCACTACCGCGCCGCGGTGAACGTCAAGTCGGCCCAGCAGCCGCCGGACCTGCTCTACCTGGCCGAGGACGACTTCCGGCACCCGGTGACCGCGATCCTGGCCGGGCTGCCCTCGGGCTGGACGCCGCTGCCGTCGGCCCCGGGTGCGGGTGCGCTCGACTTCATCCGGGCCAACCTGCTCGACCCGGCCGCGATGCGCGGCGTCCCGGCCGGCGCGCCCGGCGCCGACAACGACCTGGCCGACCTGCTCGACCACCATGTCCTGCGGGCCATCGCCGACCCCGCCGCCGTCCTCTACCTGTACGGGCAGCGGTGGGGCCCGGAGACCGTCGCCGACAAGGTCTTCGGCTTCAGTCCGGGCAACGGCGTGCACGACGTGCACATGAACCAGGGCAACGGCGGCGGGTTCGCCCGCGACAACGGGGTCTGGCAGGACGGCGCGCTGCTGCTGCACTGCCCGGCCGAGGAGCGCTGGGTGGGGATCTTCCTGGCGTTCCAGAGCCAGGCCTGGCACACCGACGACCGGACCGGCAACCCGCTGCCGACCGGACGCACCGGGCCGTCCGGCCCGGCCGACCCGGAGCGCGTCCGGATCGTGGCCGCGCTGGTGAACCCGGTCGGCCCGGCGCCGGAACGGGAGACCGTGACGCTGATCAACGCCTCGCCGCAGCCGGTCGACCTGACCGGCTGGGCACTGGCCGACCAGCTCAAGCACACCTGCCCGGCCGGGGACGGGCCGCTGCCGCCCGGCGGGGCCGCGGTGGTGACCGTGACCAACGGCGTACAGCTCGGCAACCGCGGCGGGCTGATCACGCTGCTCGACCCGGACGGGACCAAGGCCGACGGCGTCTCCTACACCGGCGACCAGGCCCACCGCGAAGGCTGGACCCTCGTCTTCTAG